A stretch of DNA from Gasterosteus aculeatus chromosome 7, fGasAcu3.hap1.1, whole genome shotgun sequence:
CATAAAGATACGATATAAGAttttttttggaatgttttGCAGTTTGGCTGGAaagaaatgctaaaaaaaaagtatttaatgcttTAAATATTTTGAGGAGTTGCCAGGCTTCAAGATATAAAACTGAGTCAAGACGAAATGTAACGAGGGCTCTAAAGTGCGGAACACCTGGACTATCGTTCAGAAGACTCACTTCACTCCCTCCCATCACATTTTGGGACAAAACATTCCTTGGCAGGAGAAATTGTCTACATAATCCACGACTCGAGCAGTAAAGCAATACAGAGGCGCTCGGGTTGACTTCAAGGACGTCGCACTGAGACAACGATGGAGTTAAACTGTAAAACATAAGCCGCACGCATAAGCATCCAGACTCAGCTGTCGTCACTTGTCCTATTTCCAGTATTTGGAGAGGCCAATGCTGTGGATACCTACATAACATGTTCATTTAAGTCCCCCACAGAAAATCTCTCAATATCAATCCTAATTTTTGGCTCATTTGTGTTAGACTGGTGCCGGTTAACAGGCACTAAGTGACACAGAGGGATGGTGTATTATTGCTTTTTTTGAGGGCGCACAGCGCAGCTGAGGCATAGTTTGCCAGCCTCTAATCCACAGCTGTATTGTGGAATATAGAGGTGAGCAGGGGGGTAACACACAGATGGAGCAACACCTTCACACACATAGATGTTTATAGATGTGCTGTGCTCTCGTTGGCTCTATTCatctgtgacaccaagttctgaCAGGAAGTTGGCTGATATATAAAGCCATAATGTTCTAAACTCCGTCGCTGCAGTTGCTGATGTCGAGATGAGAAATCCTGAGCCATGTATAGCTCAGCCTACAAACACTGTGCCATTTTTCCCTATTTAGTGTAACTGCTGTAAACCCATGCCTTGATTTGTGTGCATTTCCATCGTCTCCAAGCTTTTTCTATTTGCTCTCTCTAACAtccgttgtctttttttatagtTAGCCCTTGGCTTCTTGCTTTCTGTTTTGATATCCCTGTTGGATACTGTCACGTATCTGGAAATAATCTTCTAGGGTTGTTGCCTCCACCACAACTCCAGCTGCAGCCACATAAGGGAACGCCTTAACAAAATAGAAATCATTGTAAAAACACTGACCTCCAGTGCTTAGAGTACTTTTTTTCAGGGAAAacgacacaaaaaacaaatgtctgctGTTATCTCCTTAATattaagaaaacacaaaatcataTGAAATGATGCTATAAAGAACAATATTTTTGCCATGTAAATTACTATGACCAATATCCCAAATATTAATTGAACTGTAATGTTATGCTTCATAAACTCAAGCTAAATAAAACTAATGCAATACCTCTATTTGTTACTGCTGCATGTGTATTACAGTCAGCACCTTGTTAAatgtctctcttctcttccagtATAGAACCTTGTGGATTGAATTGGACTCGGGGAGATATGCAGACAGATCTGGGCCAGTCGGACGGAGGGTCGATGGAGTGGAGAAAAAGGGGAGGGTGGGTTGGAAAACAATGCTGCCCCGTTGCTGCAGAGGCCGGTCAGCCTCAGAGGCATTTGCCGATAGAGACCGACACGCTCAGTAAACGGACTCACGCTTGGCCACCCGTGGATGGCAATGGCGCCGGGCACACCCTTGTACGGACCAGCACACGTTCCAGCTTGCGCTTACAGATGTTGCACGAATGAGCACTCAAAACCGACTTGGTACCTACGTTTCTTTCTGTTGCCCTCTCTGTGCCTCTGTGTCTCATTGCCTCTGGTTCCTTCCACCTTGGCCGGTGCCCTTGGCTCTGTTCTCACTCCTGGCGCTCCGTGACGTGTCTTGGCTCGCCGAGTGATGTTTTTATTGCAATCAGCCAGCGTCTGTTTCACCACACCCTCTTAACCACATCTCACCTCCGTGTGCCAATTTAAATCCTGCGCTTGCTTGTATTTGCCAGGAGGAGAAGTGGACGCTTTTTGGAAACTTGTACTTTCGACTGTTGCTCGGTGGTAAAGCAGGGTCGGCGGGTTCTCTCTGGCTCTGCTAGTCCATGTCGACGTGTCCCTGTGCGAGACACTTGCTCCTGTTGTCACggtgtttttatttcctgtcttattttgtagttttctgcttcttgtctccctgggtaacttcacttcctgtcttgtcctgtcatcgtctgtgattgtctgattgtctgatcgtcgactgcggaggtgttccgtgtccccaaGCCGCCactgccgccgccgactgcggaggcgtttcgtgtccccgagccgcccccgccgccgactactccgGAGgcgttccgtgtccccgagccgcccccgccgccgactactccgGAGgcgttccatgtccccgagcctccctagtgtatttaagcagtgtgcgtctcctgtcacttgtcgcgtcattgttaatcgtcctgcctgcctctcgttcctgcctgcctttttgccccccattcctgtgtgtgtttttgccagttggcctttgctttgctttgcccttttgactattaaagtcgttTTGCTTTAAAACtgtgcatttgagtcctgccttcccacgcatccctgacacccGTGGCTGTGTCTACGGTGTGTGAATGTTGGCCAAAGGCCTGATGGGtaggtgtgagtgtgaatgaagACAAGTACTGTGAAAGTGCCTTGAGGGGTCAGTGCTACACATTAGGGCTGGGCCGTATGGCCTAAAACTCATATCATGGTATTATGCAAGTTTCGGGCGCTATCGcgcttattattttttttttttaatgctcctTGAGtaaactcattcattcattgacgccGATCGCTGGCTACGGCTGTCGCAATAATATTGACCTGAGGAATGAAGCCCCAGTGAAAGCCGACTTTCCGgtgaacacattttcacaaaCCCTACCGCATCGCACCAGCCGCGAGGCTTCGCCCGCTTTGTGTCCCTtgcatttattgtttatttgtttacaaAGACGCAGACGtggaagcatgcgccagccttcagCTTTTATGGCTGCtatgttgccaccagaggcaataccaGCGGCTCGACAAACTTTGCAATTAATCGTTTTCCAATTTACGGCGTTTTTTTGAAAACcagaaaatctaaaaaaagaCACCGCTTTGAAGgcaaatgaatgtaaaaatccaagagcgcaaatcaggtccaTGCTCGCTCAAATCAAACATTCGTGAGCAAGTCTGTCTCGAGTTAGCTCACGATGCTGTTTTCTGCTCGCTcgctcacttttctttttgagagTAAGGGGGCGGCGGACCCAGTCTATGGTATCTCTagatctaattggttacaaatcTCATTTTTGGATTGTATGGATTTCATCTCTTTTGAGAGCCAGTCTGTCTCAGCGCTGGTCTATTGTGTGATTTAAGAGGTAGTGTTTGAGAGGCTATACGGTTTGGTTTTTAAGATAGACagaaggttgggggggggtgacctTGGGTGGGGAGTTAGGAAAGATAGCAATGGTGCATTAGGACAGGACAAGAAGCGAGAGAGTTAATTGTGTTATTTAACAGCTCAGGAAACTGCAATACGGTAGTGATAGGTGattgaggttgtgtgtgtgtgtgtgtgtgtgtgtgtgcctaagGGAAATCCTGCAGGGGTTTCTCCACTCCTTCTCTGCTAGGCCAGCAGAAATGGAGGGAGTGAGAGCCCAGTGGCAGGTCTGCCTACAATCACAGAATCCCAGAATCATTTAACGCTGGCCTTCTCAGGGGGATGGTGACTGCTGCGGAGGATCAGCCCGAGTTTCTGTTACTGTGTTGTCATGGCAGTTTAATTCCAACCTTAAACAGCGGAAACCCCTTGTATTGATCTTGTCCGTCTGGGTCAAATGAGtcttaatttcgtcgacgaaaactatgacgaaattTTTTCgttaaaaccttttttccatgactaagacgagactaaaaCGTGACGAAAAattatcttaaaaaataaaaactatgactaaatctagtctaactttcgttaacgagacgagacgaaaatgttggtggttgacgaagtcacaatactttttccccctaaattcgcatgCAGCTGACAGGcaacagaccggcaaagtacggcggatattaacgtgtcatgatgacgtcatccacgaacccagaacgctcggtcgcagcggtggttcttgtgcactgactacggaccgcgacgactattttacgcttcgccGAGTTTGCATGtgcgcttccttagtttagctcagctgtctcggtttagctgactgttttGACTGttgtgcttcacagaaacatgaagacccgtttaacagctcaTGGCTGttaacacgtctaacataataaagtcatcgcaggttctgaagcctcacgcatttcaactatagttcactcgccacatcgtgagaagacggtgttaaaccgtctcTGCCACCGTACGCTCATTACTAAGCAACATATAGGCGCGCACACGCGTGACAGGTGGATCTTTTTGACAGAACTGCGCAGTGAAGGTgatgtggcggcacagagcagtTGCACTGAAAAAAGCGTAACAAAGCTGTTgttcatttaatgtgtttttttttcattccaatgaataaaaaaaattactttGCTCTATTAAActaaacttttttatttatggatTAGGGTTTAATCGAATTTTTTACTTTACTACAATGTAAACTGATAGCAAGGCaccaaactgattttttttattttaatcaaagcaTTTTTATTAGATTGAGTGATTCGCGCATgcgcattttttaaaaagttctgGCGGAAACTTATTTCCACCTCAATCTTCCATTGCAGAGGACGTTGTGAAAAATATCAGACCCCACGGCATTTTGGTAACGTTAAGGTAAGTCATTACGATTTTTAAAGATGACTGGGCGAAAATGTTAGCCCGCAGACAAAGTGTCTGTCTTAAGTGTCTTAAGTGTTTGCTTTTGTGGGCAATTAATCGTTCGGCTAGGGTTGgcgctggggggagggggttcgcCGTTCGGGAGGGAGGCGGGTGAGGTGGGAGCAGATGGCGGCAGTGTTCCAGTCGACGTTTACATTCTGAAAAGCGTATATACGGCGTTAGCGCGTAGCTAACTACCTAGCTTAAACTATATACGGCGTTAGCACgtggctaactagctagctaacactaTACACGGCGTTAGCATCGTAGCTAACTATCTAGCTAACACTATACATGGCGTTAGCACgtggctaactagctagctaacactaTACACGGCGTTAGCACGCAGCTAACGggctaacgttagttaaaaCTGccggtgtaaaaataaaaaaaatgttcttgtgACTTTTGGATAGTGGAATAAATATTACTGGTACTGTGGTGTTTACTCTGCTATTGTACTGTGTGTTATTGCTTACTGTGCTGTATTTTCTCGTTTTGGTAAAGCTAAACTGACCTGTGTAATAATGAAGCaacttaaataatgttttgtcaggtattttatttcataGGCATAGTAAATCCGATTTAAAAAGAACAGAAGGCATaataatgttttgtcatttttaaactgtATTAAGATGTAGTTCATGTAACATTGAGAATATCCatcattaaaacgtttttttctcttaatttaAGGAGAGCTGCCACAAGATCCACTGTGTTCCTGCTGTGCAACCACCAGTTTGGAAGTCCCTCATCTTATTGTAGTAAGTTTTGTGTACAATATCATGAGTGTATTTGTGATAATTAGATCACTCTCCTAAAACCGTCCTttcctctgtctttttatttttcctcagttATCCATGTATGTGGAAATGTAAactacagaaaaacaacaaccgtcaaacaataaaagaaaagatggcaAAGACGTTTGGATACCGTAGACAAGAAAGTGCATAAGCAGCCGAGCATTGAAGACATGTTGACAAGATGGCCAGCACTTTTTCAGATGGAAGAGGTATGTTTTCAGATGCAAGGCACTGTAAGCCTATTTTTGAGAGGAGAGGGACTTAATATATTTGTTAATGCCAATGGTGTTCATGAGCATTCATgaaagatgattttttttttaaccttaaaaACTTAGGTCTTTTCAGAGGAGAATTTATTTaatacactttttaaaagttcTTTCTGCGTGCTCTGTTATTGTTTCTCCAGATTAATGCTGAGTTCATGCGGGTGACAACAGTACCCTTGGAGACAAAGTTCTTAGCGCAGTTGGACAAGCACACGTCAAAACTGCTGGAGGTCATCAGGAGCAAGGGAGGGCGTGTGAAAGAGCTGACCAAGGCAACTTTTCAGGTTTTAGATGAGGTATCTATTTATGAATTGGTTCTTAATGCGATCCATAGTTGAATAGTTGGTGTCtatgtgcttttattaataccTATATTTCCTCAGACCGTGGACATCACAATTAGAAGAGAGTGCATCTTCAAATCTTTGATGATCTACCTGGGTGAACCTGTTCATCATCTCATTAAAGACTGCCAGGTAAGGGCATCTCCCTCACTAACACAAACAATATCTATATACCAACTTTGCTTCAACAATGATGTTCAGCATTGGCATGCATTGTCTTCAGGAAATGTTCTTTCCAATTGTcctcatttcttgtttttttgtgtgtgcaggaaaatgAAGCAGCCATGGTAATCGTCAGTGGAAACGAGGACATTAAAATCGTCATTgacagaggtcctcagagaGGTGCCCACAATAGCAACGGCTGTTGCTATGTTCTTCGGGCTCACCTATGTTCTCAACATAAAATATCCCAAAAATCTGCACTATACCCTTGAGTTTGTGCAAAAGGTCCTGATGAAGCTTGGTGGAAAAAAGATGTCCCCAAAAATTCATAGGCTGAGTACCCAGCTTGGCAGCCAAGAGTAGGCACAGCAGAGTTCCAATGTTAGGCCTGATTTAATGGCATTTCTACAACCAAGACGTTGTACCGTTTTATCTGGGGTTGGTGTTTGAAACACTTGCACAACTACATTTCTGCTACAGTATGGACAAAAGAATCTGCCTAAGGTTTCACAGGCGCAAGTGGGTATTGTGCTGGAGAGCACTGATTTGTTTATTGCAGCATTTTCTGACCAAGAGGATCAGGAGCTACCTCACTCGTTTGCAAGTTATGGAACTGAGGACgttcacacacatcactttTGATTTTAAGGAATAATTCCTCTCTGACtgtattacattgcattttcaaATGGTCACTGTTCAGTGAGAAAAATGTTCCCAAATGCTGTTGGTTTACTTGAAAATGCATGTCTTCattactgtttgtgtttgagatgTGATGGTTGAGAAGCACTGGTTTATGTTAATACAATGAGATGTTGCTGTTGTATTTGAGGGGAAAAGACATCATTGAGAAGGACTGTTTTTAAGGTGGGACtatgttgaaaaaaatgttcattcaacaataaatgtgttgaaaagGAATGGCTTCTGAGtttaaatcaaaatgtattaaaatatctttttttaattcaggtctataaatattaaagtatcactttaaatttttatttgagacaacttaaaaaaattgttttctccGATATTCAAAAGttgtttaaattaatttaaaatattcaggtTTAACAAAGTAGATTATTTACATTAAGCAATAAAaccaatgtatttattttaatttaggaAAATCTGAAATAATTGCTTTGGTTCAACCTTCAGAAATGGGTTTACACGAAGTTAAATATTTCaggtcaaatcaaatgaattatttatattgtataacaCTAGAATATTAGTTGTGATCGATTACCTCAATTTTTCTAATTTGAGCCAATGTTAGATTTATTTCAgtgtggaggaaaacccgcaggacacaagagagaagaactggtcatgaaaccaacaaagagacaaagagaaagaaaagactgttgaatgaaaagtggaggtccagtttagaatggctggtttatgatgcagccaagaaaacaatgtattgcaacgattgtaggaTGTTAAGGGATCTCTCTTGTTGGGACAGAGGAAACAATAAAAGGagcatgaagtttccggtggccgtgtcaaaagcattgcaagtaaacagacaaagacaacaaagtgttgcgtttagatccctggtcctcatgaagttgttacaactttgccaatttgttaaattgccttgcaaataaatgctttgctatttgttaaaatccaaatcctttcatgtaatgatttttcacatgtcatttatatcagctcacacaaacacttcaaccatttgttcttggcccggctcctccgtcacattttacaacccattgtggcccccgagtcaaaaagtttgccgacctgctatagagctgtcctaggagggacatctaatggacaaccaagtactgcaagctagactattatgcagttgtagacacaaaacagggggtccctgggcctgggTAGGatagaaaaggagtttaatatggctattaaatgtgactaaaactagactaaaactaattacattttagtctagttttcgtcgaagAAAGAagtattaaaatgactaaatgtgactaaaactaatatgcattttt
This window harbors:
- the LOC120833115 gene encoding uncharacterized protein LOC120833115, producing MLTRWPALFQMEEINAEFMRVTTVPLETKFLAQLDKHTSKLLEVIRSKGGRVKELTKATFQVLDETVDITIRRECIFKSLMIYLGEPVHHLIKDCQENEAAMVIVSGNEDIKIVIDRGPQRGAHNSNGCCYVLRAHLCSQHKISQKSALYP